One window of Thermocoleostomius sinensis A174 genomic DNA carries:
- a CDS encoding FMN-binding glutamate synthase family protein, producing the protein MNDSLHRLFFLEESAGYNRHILNYIQNAAAHGLYEIRGLGAKRRLPHFDDLVFLGASLSRYPLEGYREKCVTKTTLGTRYASKPIELEMPITIAGMSFGSLSANVKEALGRAATQVGTSTTTGDGGMTPEERRSSKTLIYQCLPSRYGFNPDDVRRADAIEIVIGQGAKPGGGGMLLGQKVNPRVAAMRTLPEGVDQRSACRHPDWTGPDDLTIKIQELRELTDWQKPIYVKIGASRPFNDVKLAVHAGADVVVVDGMQGGTAATQSVFIEHVGIPTLAAVRQAVDALEDMNMKGKVQLIVSGGIRTGADVAKALAIGADAVSIGQAILMSLGCNSDTYIQNGAHHSAVDDYHALGTAPGYCHHCHTGKCPVGVTTQDEQLEKRLEPDVGARRVKNYLQTLNMELTTIARACGKQNVHHLEREDLVALTIEAAAMARVPLAGTNWIPGYTTAIHL; encoded by the coding sequence ATGAATGACTCGTTACATCGTCTCTTCTTCCTGGAAGAATCCGCTGGATACAATCGCCACATTCTCAATTACATTCAAAATGCTGCTGCTCACGGACTCTACGAAATTCGTGGACTAGGGGCAAAACGCCGCTTACCTCACTTCGATGATTTAGTGTTTCTAGGAGCCTCGCTGTCCCGCTATCCACTGGAAGGCTATCGCGAGAAATGCGTCACCAAAACTACCTTGGGCACACGCTACGCCAGCAAACCGATTGAACTAGAAATGCCAATTACGATCGCAGGCATGAGTTTTGGTTCATTGTCAGCCAATGTTAAGGAAGCACTAGGACGGGCAGCAACTCAAGTAGGCACCTCTACGACAACAGGCGATGGCGGTATGACCCCGGAAGAACGGCGATCGTCCAAAACTTTAATTTACCAATGTTTGCCGTCACGCTATGGTTTTAATCCTGATGATGTGCGCCGGGCCGATGCTATTGAAATTGTGATTGGACAAGGGGCAAAACCAGGTGGGGGGGGCATGTTGTTGGGGCAAAAGGTTAATCCGCGCGTGGCAGCGATGCGCACCTTACCCGAAGGAGTAGATCAGCGATCGGCTTGTCGCCATCCTGATTGGACCGGTCCAGATGATTTGACCATTAAGATTCAAGAATTGCGCGAATTGACCGATTGGCAAAAACCCATTTACGTCAAAATTGGAGCCTCTCGTCCCTTTAACGATGTCAAACTCGCCGTTCATGCCGGAGCCGATGTGGTAGTGGTAGATGGGATGCAGGGCGGTACCGCTGCCACCCAGAGCGTGTTTATTGAACACGTGGGTATTCCTACCCTAGCTGCCGTCCGGCAGGCTGTAGATGCGCTAGAAGACATGAACATGAAAGGTAAAGTGCAACTAATTGTGTCGGGGGGCATTCGCACCGGGGCTGATGTGGCCAAAGCGCTGGCAATAGGCGCCGACGCCGTATCGATTGGGCAGGCAATCTTGATGTCCTTAGGTTGCAATAGCGATACCTATATTCAGAACGGAGCACATCATTCCGCCGTTGACGATTATCACGCCCTTGGTACAGCCCCTGGCTATTGTCATCATTGCCATACTGGAAAATGTCCGGTGGGAGTAACAACCCAAGATGAGCAGTTGGAAAAGCGTCTAGAACCTGATGTCGGCGCACGACGAGTTAAAAACTATCTGCAAACGCTCAACATGGAACTGACAACGATCGCCCGTGCGTGTGGTAAACAGAACGTGCATCACCTGGAACGCGAAGATTTAGTAGCTTTGACGATCGAGGCGGCAGCGATGGCGCGCGTACCTCTGGCGGGAACGAATTGGATTCCCGGTTACACAACAGCGATACACCTGTGA
- a CDS encoding photosynthetic reaction center family protein has protein sequence MTIQFGRAIANNRPDQIEADHNVTHRRVNPWERFCRWVTSTENRIYIGWFGVIMIPTLSTAAIVFIIAFLAAPPVDMNGTGALVSGSLWDGNNLITAAVIPSSAAIGLHFYPIWEAASIKEWLSNGGPYQLIVLHFIIGIICYQDREWELSYRLGMRPWISLAFTAPVAAAISVLLIYPIGQGSFSSGLPLGISGTFNFMLRFQADHNILMSPFHQLGVIGVFGGAFLCAVHGSLVTSTLIRKTSPNESINVGYVLGQREPTYSFRHAQTYQQTLFWKRISFPNSRSLHFFLAALPVAGIWSAALGVDIAAFNFDRFNFSQPSVMDSRGQMIPTWFDFITQVNHSIAVLDEPSDRYFPELLIEEVEPVL, from the coding sequence ATGACGATACAGTTTGGTAGAGCGATCGCTAACAATCGCCCTGACCAAATCGAAGCTGACCATAACGTAACCCATCGGAGGGTCAACCCGTGGGAACGATTTTGTCGCTGGGTGACTAGCACCGAAAACCGCATTTACATCGGCTGGTTTGGAGTGATTATGATTCCCACGCTGTCAACGGCTGCTATTGTTTTTATCATTGCCTTTCTAGCAGCCCCGCCTGTAGACATGAATGGCACAGGAGCCTTGGTTTCCGGGTCATTATGGGACGGTAACAACTTGATTACAGCGGCAGTTATTCCATCATCAGCTGCGATCGGTTTACACTTCTACCCTATTTGGGAGGCCGCATCTATTAAGGAATGGCTTTCTAATGGTGGGCCGTATCAACTAATTGTTCTACATTTCATCATTGGCATCATTTGCTATCAAGATCGAGAATGGGAACTCAGTTATCGTTTAGGAATGCGCCCTTGGATTTCACTGGCGTTTACAGCCCCAGTTGCGGCGGCAATCTCAGTCCTGTTGATTTATCCAATCGGGCAAGGAAGTTTTTCATCTGGTTTGCCGTTGGGAATTTCTGGAACATTCAATTTTATGTTGCGATTCCAGGCAGATCATAATATATTGATGAGTCCATTTCATCAACTTGGTGTTATCGGTGTATTTGGCGGAGCATTTCTCTGTGCAGTCCATGGCTCACTTGTTACTTCAACATTGATTCGTAAAACAAGTCCCAATGAGTCCATTAATGTGGGCTATGTGCTTGGGCAACGAGAACCAACCTACAGTTTTCGCCATGCCCAAACCTATCAGCAAACTTTATTCTGGAAGAGAATAAGTTTTCCAAATTCACGATCGCTCCACTTTTTTCTAGCTGCCCTACCAGTTGCAGGCATCTGGTCCGCCGCCTTAGGGGTAGATATTGCTGCCTTTAATTTCGATCGATTCAACTTCAGCCAACCTTCTGTGATGGATAGCCGAGGACAAATGATTCCCACGTGGTTTGACTTTATAACACAAGTCAATCACAGTATCGCGGTGCTTGATGAACCGAGCGATCGTTATTTTCCAGAATTGTTGATTGAAGAGGTTGAACCTGTGTTGTGA
- the psaA gene encoding photosystem I core protein PsaA yields MTTSPPEQRQPVRVVVDQNPVPVTFEPLTKPGHFDRTLARGPKTTTWIWNLHADAHDFDSHTSDLQDISRKIFAAHFGHLAVIFIWLSGMYFHGARFSNFSAWMTDPIHIKPSAQIVWPIFGQDILNADVGGGFHGIQITSGLFQLWRAAGFTTEYQLYCTAIGGLVMAALMLFAGWFHYHVRAPKLEWFQNVQSMLNHHLAGLLGLGCLGWAGHQIHVALPTNKLLDAGVALRDIPLPHEFILNPNLMKELYPSVDWGFPSGIIPFFSLNWGAYSDFLTFKGGLNPITGGLWLSDTAHHHLALAVLFIIAGHMYRTNWGIGHSIKVMLDDARTPNMLPFLSFIGPVGHKGLFEVLTTSWHAQLAINLAMMGSLSIIVAHHMYAMPPYPYLATDYATVTSLFTHHVWIGGFLIVGAGAHAAIFMVRDYDPAMNVNNVLDRVIRHRDAIISHLVWVCQFLGFHSFAMYCHNDTMRAFGRPQDMFSDTGIQLQPVFAQWVQHIHTAAVGALQAAQPLGDTFGGLRNIEVSGLGVTAPGLSEPVSYAFGGGVVAVGSKIAMMPISLGTADFLIHHIHAFTIHVTVLVLLKGVLFARSSRLIPDKANLGFRFPCDGPGRGGTCQVSGWDHVFLGLFWMYNSLSIVIFHFFWKMQSDVWGTVNPDGTITHLTGGNFAMSSITNNGWLRDFLWAQSTQAITSYGSALSAYGLLFLAGHFVFGFSLMFLFSGRGYWQELIESIVWAHNKLKIAPSIQPRALSIIHGRAVGVAHYLLGGIVTTWAFFLARMAAIG; encoded by the coding sequence ATGACAACCAGTCCTCCGGAGCAGAGGCAACCTGTTCGGGTTGTTGTCGATCAAAATCCGGTTCCGGTTACATTTGAGCCGCTAACCAAACCAGGACATTTCGATCGCACGCTAGCCCGCGGTCCCAAAACCACAACTTGGATTTGGAATCTTCATGCCGATGCTCATGACTTTGACAGTCATACCAGTGATCTACAAGATATTTCACGCAAGATCTTTGCGGCCCATTTTGGGCATCTTGCCGTCATCTTCATCTGGCTTAGCGGCATGTATTTTCATGGCGCACGCTTCTCCAACTTTTCAGCTTGGATGACTGATCCGATTCACATTAAACCAAGTGCCCAGATTGTTTGGCCCATTTTTGGGCAAGACATTCTGAATGCGGATGTGGGTGGTGGATTCCATGGAATTCAAATCACCTCTGGGCTATTTCAACTGTGGCGAGCCGCCGGATTTACAACTGAATATCAGCTTTACTGCACCGCGATCGGTGGTTTGGTAATGGCGGCTTTGATGTTGTTTGCAGGTTGGTTCCACTACCATGTGCGAGCACCAAAGCTGGAATGGTTCCAGAACGTGCAATCAATGCTGAACCATCATTTAGCTGGATTATTAGGATTAGGCTGTTTGGGATGGGCAGGTCACCAAATTCACGTTGCTCTGCCTACCAATAAATTACTGGATGCTGGAGTCGCATTGCGGGACATTCCTCTGCCCCACGAGTTCATCCTCAACCCTAACTTGATGAAAGAACTATACCCCAGTGTGGATTGGGGCTTCCCCAGCGGCATCATTCCGTTCTTTAGCCTCAATTGGGGGGCCTATTCTGATTTCCTCACCTTCAAGGGTGGACTAAATCCAATAACGGGTGGTTTGTGGTTATCAGATACGGCACACCATCATTTAGCGCTAGCGGTGCTGTTCATTATTGCCGGACATATGTACCGCACTAATTGGGGCATTGGTCACAGTATTAAGGTGATGCTAGACGATGCGAGAACACCAAACATGCTGCCGTTCTTAAGCTTTATTGGCCCAGTCGGGCACAAAGGCTTATTTGAAGTTCTGACCACCTCTTGGCACGCGCAACTGGCAATCAACCTAGCCATGATGGGTTCTCTGAGTATCATCGTGGCACACCACATGTATGCGATGCCGCCCTATCCTTATCTCGCAACTGACTATGCCACAGTTACATCCTTATTCACTCATCATGTCTGGATTGGTGGCTTTTTAATTGTTGGGGCGGGTGCACATGCAGCAATCTTTATGGTGCGAGATTACGATCCAGCGATGAATGTAAATAATGTACTCGATCGAGTCATTCGTCATCGTGATGCAATCATCTCTCATTTAGTTTGGGTATGTCAGTTTTTGGGCTTCCACAGTTTTGCGATGTATTGTCACAACGATACGATGCGAGCGTTTGGGCGTCCTCAAGATATGTTTTCCGATACGGGTATTCAACTTCAGCCTGTGTTTGCTCAGTGGGTGCAACACATCCACACGGCAGCCGTAGGGGCTTTGCAAGCGGCTCAACCTCTAGGAGATACCTTTGGAGGATTGCGCAACATTGAAGTCTCTGGGCTGGGTGTGACGGCTCCTGGATTGAGTGAACCAGTCAGCTACGCCTTTGGTGGCGGTGTGGTGGCAGTGGGCAGCAAAATTGCTATGATGCCCATCAGTCTTGGTACAGCGGATTTTCTAATTCATCATATTCATGCGTTCACCATTCACGTGACGGTGCTGGTACTGCTGAAGGGTGTATTGTTTGCTCGCAGTTCTCGTCTGATTCCCGACAAAGCCAACTTAGGTTTCCGGTTCCCTTGTGATGGTCCGGGACGGGGCGGCACGTGTCAAGTTTCCGGTTGGGATCATGTCTTTTTAGGTCTGTTTTGGATGTATAACTCGTTGTCTATTGTCATCTTCCACTTCTTCTGGAAAATGCAGTCAGATGTGTGGGGAACCGTCAACCCGGACGGTACGATCACGCATCTCACAGGTGGTAATTTTGCAATGTCATCGATTACCAACAATGGGTGGCTACGAGACTTCCTTTGGGCGCAATCGACTCAAGCCATAACCTCCTATGGATCTGCCCTTTCAGCCTATGGATTGCTTTTCCTAGCAGGGCACTTTGTCTTCGGATTTAGCCTCATGTTCTTATTCAGTGGTCGCGGCTACTGGCAAGAGTTGATTGAGTCAATCGTCTGGGCCCACAATAAACTCAAAATTGCCCCGTCCATTCAACCTCGTGCCTTGAGTATTATTCATGGTCGTGCCGTTGGAGTTGCTCATTATCTGCTCGGTGGAATCGTCACAACCTGGGCGTTCTTCTTAGCGCGGATGGCGGCGATCGGGTGA
- the psaB gene encoding photosystem I core protein PsaB, with the protein MATKFPKFSQDLAQDPTTRRIWYAIATAHDFESHDGMTEENLYQKIFASHFGHVAIILLWTSGLLFHVAWQGNFEQWVKDPLSVRPIAHAIWDAQFGPAAIDAFTRAGAANPVDICYSGVYHWWYTIGMRTTNDLFAGSMFLLLLSAVFLYAGWLHLQPRYRPSLSWFKSAEARLNHHLAGLFGLSSLAWAGHLVHVAIPESRGQHVGWDNFLRMPPHPQGLQPFFTGHWAAYAQNPDTAQHLFGTSQGAGTAILTFLGGFHPQTESLWLTDMAHHHLAIAILFIIAGHMYRTNFGIGHNIKEMLNAKEFFGQKVEGQFNLPHQGLYDAMNNSLHFQLAFALAALGVASSLTAQHMYSMPPYAFINRDYTTMSALYTHHQYIAGFLMVGAFAHGAIFMVRDYDPVQNKGNVLDRALNHKEAIISHLSWVSLFLGFHTLGLYVHNDCEVALGAAEKQILIEPVFAQFIQAAHGKLIYGFNTLLSNPDSVAFTAWPNHGNVWLPGWLEAINSGKNSLFLTIGPGDFYVHHAIALGLHVTTLILVKGALDARGSKLMPDKKDFGYSFPCDGPGRGGTCDISAWDTFYLAMFWMLNTLGWITFYWHWKHLSVWSGNVAQFNESSTYLMGWFRDYLWLNSAQLINGYNPLGTNNLAVWAWMFLFGHLVWAVSFMFLITWRGYWQELIETLMWAHENTPLSFGYPKDKPVALSIVQGRLVGLTHFTVGYIATYGAFLIASTASRYG; encoded by the coding sequence ATGGCAACAAAATTTCCCAAGTTTAGTCAGGACTTAGCTCAAGACCCGACAACGCGAAGGATATGGTATGCGATTGCTACAGCGCATGATTTTGAAAGTCATGATGGTATGACGGAGGAGAATCTTTATCAAAAGATTTTTGCTTCTCACTTTGGTCATGTGGCGATCATCCTCCTCTGGACATCGGGTTTACTGTTTCATGTGGCATGGCAAGGTAACTTTGAGCAGTGGGTTAAAGATCCGCTCAGTGTTCGGCCGATCGCTCATGCTATTTGGGACGCCCAGTTTGGGCCAGCAGCTATTGATGCGTTCACGCGGGCTGGGGCGGCAAATCCGGTTGATATCTGCTATTCAGGTGTCTATCACTGGTGGTATACGATCGGAATGCGCACCACAAACGATTTGTTTGCGGGTTCCATGTTTTTGCTGCTGTTGTCTGCGGTCTTTCTGTATGCTGGATGGCTGCACCTTCAGCCTCGTTACCGTCCCAGCCTATCCTGGTTCAAGAGCGCCGAAGCTCGCTTAAATCACCATTTAGCAGGGCTATTTGGCTTGAGTTCTTTAGCCTGGGCAGGACACCTAGTTCACGTTGCGATTCCTGAATCACGTGGGCAGCATGTGGGTTGGGACAATTTCCTGCGTATGCCGCCTCACCCACAAGGATTACAGCCTTTCTTTACCGGGCATTGGGCTGCCTATGCGCAGAACCCCGATACGGCACAGCATTTATTTGGCACATCCCAAGGAGCCGGAACCGCCATTCTCACCTTTTTGGGTGGTTTTCATCCCCAAACTGAATCGCTGTGGCTAACAGATATGGCGCATCATCACCTTGCGATCGCCATTCTCTTTATCATTGCGGGGCACATGTACCGCACCAACTTCGGTATTGGTCACAATATCAAGGAAATGCTGAATGCGAAGGAGTTCTTTGGCCAAAAAGTGGAAGGGCAATTCAATTTGCCACACCAAGGGTTATACGATGCCATGAATAACTCTTTGCACTTCCAGCTTGCCTTTGCATTAGCAGCATTGGGAGTAGCTAGCTCTCTCACAGCACAGCACATGTACTCAATGCCGCCCTATGCCTTCATCAACCGCGATTACACCACGATGTCTGCTCTGTATACGCATCATCAATACATCGCAGGATTCCTGATGGTGGGAGCCTTTGCGCATGGGGCTATCTTCATGGTGCGAGACTATGATCCGGTACAAAACAAGGGCAATGTGCTCGATCGAGCGTTGAACCACAAAGAAGCGATTATTTCTCACCTTAGTTGGGTGTCGCTATTCTTAGGTTTCCACACGTTGGGATTGTATGTTCACAATGATTGCGAGGTGGCATTAGGTGCAGCCGAGAAGCAAATTTTGATTGAACCTGTGTTTGCTCAATTCATTCAGGCGGCTCACGGTAAGCTGATCTACGGCTTCAATACCCTGTTGTCCAATCCAGACAGCGTTGCCTTTACCGCCTGGCCTAATCATGGCAATGTTTGGCTCCCGGGCTGGCTAGAGGCGATTAACAGCGGCAAAAACTCGTTGTTCTTAACAATCGGCCCCGGTGATTTCTACGTTCACCATGCGATCGCTCTTGGTCTTCATGTTACAACCCTAATTTTGGTGAAAGGAGCGCTGGATGCACGTGGTTCCAAGCTCATGCCCGACAAGAAAGACTTTGGCTATTCCTTTCCCTGTGACGGTCCGGGGCGTGGTGGTACCTGCGATATCTCGGCTTGGGATACGTTCTATCTCGCCATGTTCTGGATGCTGAATACATTGGGGTGGATTACATTCTACTGGCACTGGAAACACTTGTCGGTGTGGAGCGGTAACGTGGCCCAATTCAACGAAAGCTCTACTTATCTGATGGGTTGGTTCCGCGATTATCTCTGGCTCAATTCTGCTCAGTTAATCAATGGCTACAACCCATTGGGAACGAATAATCTAGCTGTTTGGGCGTGGATGTTCCTCTTTGGACATTTGGTTTGGGCAGTGAGCTTTATGTTCTTGATTACATGGCGCGGCTATTGGCAAGAGCTAATTGAAACGCTGATGTGGGCCCATGAAAATACACCGTTGTCCTTCGGTTATCCCAAAGATAAGCCAGTGGCACTGTCGATCGTTCAAGGGCGTTTAGTGGGTTTAACGCACTTCACCGTTGGCTACATTGCCACCTACGGGGCGTTTCTGATTGCCTCAACGGCCAGTCGATACGGATAA
- a CDS encoding photosystem I reaction center subunit XI, with product MTTTNGASLTSAYTDEDMVQPYKGDPWRGNLSTPFNSSKLVKAYINNLPAYRPGLSPFMRGLEIGAAHGYFLVGPEVVVGPLREASHGANLSGLITAIYITVSACLGISIFALATFQGNPRGAYSRYSRDELRPLRNKEDWFQLNGGIFLGSMGGAVFAYLLLENFDELNAMLRGAVNVSQSLLPWLLS from the coding sequence ATGACTACAACAAATGGAGCTAGTTTGACCAGTGCCTATACAGATGAAGACATGGTTCAACCTTATAAAGGTGATCCGTGGCGTGGCAATTTGTCTACTCCCTTCAACAGTTCCAAGCTTGTCAAGGCATACATCAATAACTTGCCTGCTTACCGTCCGGGCTTAAGCCCCTTCATGCGAGGGTTAGAAATTGGTGCAGCACATGGCTATTTTTTGGTTGGGCCAGAAGTTGTTGTGGGGCCTTTACGCGAAGCCTCTCATGGAGCCAATCTCAGTGGCTTAATTACAGCAATTTATATCACTGTTTCTGCCTGTTTAGGCATCTCAATCTTTGCACTAGCCACTTTTCAAGGCAATCCCAGAGGTGCATATAGCCGATATTCTAGGGATGAACTGCGCCCTCTGCGCAACAAAGAAGATTGGTTTCAACTAAATGGTGGCATCTTTTTAGGTTCAATGGGCGGCGCCGTATTTGCCTACTTACTGCTGGAAAACTTCGATGAACTCAATGCCATGTTGCGAGGAGCAGTCAATGTCAGCCAATCGCTATTACCCTGGCTATTGAGCTAG
- the psaI gene encoding photosystem I reaction center subunit VIII: MADLTQLTGAYSASWLPWIMIPLIFYILPFPIFALIFLWIEREADSTDSIESREYNRIEEIN; this comes from the coding sequence ATGGCAGATTTGACACAACTAACCGGAGCATACTCAGCTTCCTGGCTACCTTGGATTATGATTCCCCTAATTTTCTACATTTTGCCATTTCCCATCTTCGCCCTGATTTTCCTTTGGATTGAGCGAGAAGCGGATTCAACAGATTCGATCGAATCTCGCGAATATAACCGAATTGAGGAGATAAATTGA
- a CDS encoding Photosystem I reaction center subunit III, translated as MRKVLALCFIVFIWFSVVPVASAVNETLVPCQNSPAFRERMKNAPDTYYFEGPFKTYASELLCGDDGLPHLPLDRPSRFIDVVIPFAIFFYFAGFVGWSGRAYLQATKKFPNPEQQEIFINLPLAMQSLLQGLLWPLLAIKEFLSGELTIKDDKQIPVSPR; from the coding sequence ATGCGAAAAGTGCTAGCCTTGTGTTTCATCGTATTTATCTGGTTCAGCGTTGTTCCTGTGGCATCGGCTGTCAACGAAACCTTAGTGCCCTGCCAGAACTCGCCTGCATTTAGGGAGCGTATGAAGAATGCTCCAGATACCTATTATTTCGAGGGGCCATTTAAGACCTATGCATCGGAATTGCTGTGTGGAGACGATGGTTTACCGCATCTGCCGCTCGATCGCCCCAGTCGATTCATTGATGTTGTGATTCCCTTTGCCATCTTCTTCTACTTCGCTGGCTTTGTTGGTTGGTCGGGACGTGCTTACCTGCAAGCCACAAAGAAATTTCCCAATCCAGAACAACAAGAGATTTTTATTAACCTACCTTTAGCCATGCAATCCCTCCTGCAAGGATTGCTTTGGCCGCTACTTGCGATCAAAGAATTTCTCAGCGGAGAGTTGACAATCAAAGACGATAAACAGATTCCAGTTTCCCCTCGCTAG
- a CDS encoding photosystem I reaction center subunit IX, producing the protein MQYILKYLTSAPVMATLAIVVLAVIFIELNYFFPGLQYGTYFHAIP; encoded by the coding sequence ATGCAATATATACTCAAGTACCTAACCAGTGCACCTGTCATGGCAACGCTAGCTATTGTGGTTCTAGCCGTGATCTTTATTGAACTCAACTACTTTTTCCCAGGGTTACAGTATGGTACCTACTTCCATGCCATCCCCTAA
- a CDS encoding response regulator, whose amino-acid sequence MRLLLVEDDDSIAKALEKVLNDEHYVVDIANDGQMGWQLVEAFTYDLIVLDVVLPKLDGIQFCRQLRSHHYQTPVLLLTAQRSSAQRVIGLDAGADDYVIKPFEMEELLARIRVLLRRGATPVLTILEWENLRLNPNTREVTYQGHPLYLTPKEYRILELFLRKQHYVFSRNDILESLWTINETPSEDTVTAHIKGLRQKLRQAGAASDLIETVYGVGYRLKPLDAIKAEVTPPSTASTATYSLTVKKTPHTEEKSSIQQQTKAALAEVWQKSRKQNTDRLAVLKQASRALLENTLTDRLQQQAQLAAHKLAGALGVFGFIEGSRLAADIEQQFANEQAINTTNKQKIVNLIHQLEQELQDSSPHPCLPISYQAPILLLVDHEPALAAQVIEFAKTQNLTIHLTSTIEELKVVQVTALKNYKLQYLEDSHINHFNSTLQLPDVILLNLTFKEMTPSCLKALTEVIHQPPPMPVLVCTANNCLANRVKAAELGAYAFLHQPTVKQTIEMIKLIRSRLRKLSGNILIVDDDPQVLSSLRTLLEPWGLTLTTLEQPPQFWDTLEACSPDLLVLDVEMPEFNGIDLCRVVRHTPAWQRLPILFLTVHTDPQIEHQAFTAGANDFINKSLAQSELLTRILGQLERSYLQQTLMTMETNELRPQGIEKASP is encoded by the coding sequence ATGAGGCTTCTACTCGTTGAGGATGATGACTCTATCGCTAAAGCACTTGAGAAAGTGTTAAACGATGAACACTATGTCGTTGATATTGCAAACGATGGACAGATGGGTTGGCAGCTTGTAGAAGCGTTTACCTATGATCTGATTGTGCTAGACGTTGTTCTGCCAAAACTAGACGGCATTCAATTTTGTCGTCAGTTACGATCGCATCATTATCAAACACCTGTGCTGTTGCTTACGGCCCAGCGTTCCAGCGCTCAACGGGTGATTGGACTGGATGCAGGAGCCGATGATTATGTAATTAAACCATTTGAAATGGAGGAGCTTCTGGCGCGAATTCGGGTGCTGTTGCGAAGAGGAGCTACACCCGTTCTAACCATTCTAGAGTGGGAAAATTTACGTCTCAATCCTAATACTCGCGAGGTGACTTATCAGGGACATCCCCTCTACTTAACGCCAAAAGAATACCGAATCTTGGAACTATTTCTCCGCAAACAACACTATGTCTTCAGCCGCAACGACATTTTGGAGAGCCTCTGGACAATTAATGAGACGCCAAGCGAAGATACGGTGACTGCTCACATTAAAGGCTTACGTCAAAAGTTAAGACAAGCAGGGGCCGCATCAGACTTGATTGAAACAGTGTACGGTGTTGGATATCGCTTAAAGCCCCTTGATGCAATCAAAGCCGAGGTGACACCACCATCAACCGCATCAACTGCCACATATTCATTAACCGTTAAAAAAACACCACATACAGAGGAAAAATCTTCAATTCAACAGCAAACCAAAGCAGCTTTGGCGGAAGTTTGGCAAAAGTCTAGAAAGCAAAATACCGATCGCCTCGCTGTTCTCAAACAAGCCTCTAGAGCTTTATTGGAGAACACATTAACGGATCGATTGCAACAGCAGGCCCAATTAGCCGCTCACAAACTGGCTGGAGCATTGGGGGTGTTTGGATTTATCGAAGGATCACGGCTAGCGGCTGACATTGAACAGCAATTTGCCAATGAGCAAGCGATCAATACCACTAATAAACAAAAAATAGTGAATTTGATTCATCAATTAGAGCAAGAACTACAAGATTCATCGCCCCATCCATGTCTGCCGATATCGTATCAAGCCCCAATCTTACTTCTAGTAGATCATGAGCCAGCACTCGCAGCCCAGGTAATTGAATTTGCTAAAACTCAGAACCTCACCATTCATTTGACTTCAACTATTGAAGAATTAAAAGTCGTACAAGTTACAGCACTGAAAAATTACAAGTTGCAGTATTTAGAGGACTCTCACATCAATCACTTCAACTCCACGCTTCAGTTACCGGATGTCATCCTGCTCAATCTGACATTTAAGGAAATGACCCCCAGTTGTCTAAAAGCTCTAACTGAAGTCATTCATCAACCTCCTCCGATGCCTGTTCTGGTTTGTACCGCAAATAACTGTTTGGCAAACCGAGTTAAAGCGGCTGAGTTGGGTGCTTATGCCTTCTTACATCAACCCACGGTGAAGCAAACCATCGAAATGATCAAATTGATACGATCGCGGCTTCGCAAGCTCTCTGGCAACATTTTGATCGTTGATGATGATCCGCAGGTTTTGAGTAGCTTACGCACGCTTCTAGAGCCTTGGGGATTGACATTGACCACGCTAGAGCAACCGCCACAGTTCTGGGATACGTTGGAGGCTTGTTCACCGGATTTGTTAGTTCTTGATGTTGAAATGCCTGAATTTAATGGAATTGACCTCTGCCGGGTTGTACGGCATACTCCTGCTTGGCAACGACTACCTATTCTGTTTCTCACG